In Myxococcales bacterium, the genomic window ACCTGGTCTACCTGGACGGCTCCTACGAACGTTCGCCCTATCACTGGCATTCCAGCCTGAGCCGCGACGACAACGGCAACGGCGCTTGCGAACTGCTGTATCTTCTGTCGCTGCGGCAGGACGATCGCCTTTACGGCGAACCGGTCGAATTTTAAACGATCAGCTCTTTTTCGGCGGCGGGCACGGGACGCGGCGCGACCGGCGGATAGCGGTACCACAGGCCGTGAATCATCCCGAGGCCGTAAGCGATCGGATTGGCGGCCAGGATCGCGTAAACGGTCGCGAACAGATCGGGACGCTCGTTACGGCGGCACAGCAGCCAGGCCAGCGGCGCCACGGCGGGGAAATACAACGCCGGCAACCAGCAGATCGGCCACCGGAAGCCGAACGGGAGCAGCAGCAAGGCAAGGAGCAGCAGCGGCGGCGCCAGGAACTTCAGCCGCCAATGGTCGGGGTGCTTGCGAAGAATTTGCGTGCGGCCGCGCCCGTACAAATAGACGTTGCGCAGCCAGGAACGCAGGTTGGCGCGCATCTTGTGCTCGATCTCGGCGTCGGCGAGGTAGACGATCCGGCCGCCGGCCCGCGTCAGGCGATGGTTCAACTCCGGGTCCTCGCAGACCAGGCGGAAATTTTCGTCGAACCCGCCCGCCGCCAGTACGCGCTCGCGGTCGTAACAGATGTTCAACGTCGGGATGTGCTCGACCGGGCGATCCGCGCCGAAACGCATACCCTGAACGCTACCG contains:
- a CDS encoding glycosyltransferase; translation: MKRITVAVLAFNEQHNLPDLFASLASQTLPAAEFEILVVDNGSRDGTRDLVRDWQARLANLRLVIQPVPGIAASRNAALRAAVTPLIAFTDADVICPPHWLRTLVEGFDRHRAGDSRLVAVGGGNRPVRGGGPFLDAIGITLNSFWGSHGSVQGMRFGADRPVEHIPTLNICYDRERVLAAGGFDENFRLVCEDPELNHRLTRAGGRIVYLADAEIEHKMRANLRSWLRNVYLYGRGRTQILRKHPDHWRLKFLAPPLLLLALLLLPFGFRWPICWLPALYFPAVAPLAWLLCRRNERPDLFATVYAILAANPIAYGLGMIHGLWYRYPPVAPRPVPAAEKELIV